In Deinococcus aestuarii, a single genomic region encodes these proteins:
- a CDS encoding Type 1 glutamine amidotransferase-like domain-containing protein encodes MKLLLTSAGITNASIHHALVDLLGKPIAESNALCIPTAGYGHPQTNPGHAWRFISGREPECPMTELGWKSLGVLELTALPSIGEERWVPWVRETDVLLVNGGDALYLCHWMRASGLADLLPSLRETVWVGLSAGSMVMTPRIGEDFVEWRSPTGSDETLGLVDFSIFPHLGHPELPENTLANAERWAARLHGPAYAVDDQTAITVRGGTVEVVSEGHWRLFTP; translated from the coding sequence TTGAAACTTCTGCTGACGTCCGCCGGAATCACCAATGCGAGCATTCACCACGCGCTGGTCGACCTTCTGGGCAAGCCGATTGCCGAGTCCAACGCCCTCTGCATCCCCACCGCGGGCTACGGGCACCCCCAAACCAACCCAGGCCATGCCTGGCGGTTCATCAGCGGACGAGAACCCGAGTGCCCGATGACCGAGCTGGGGTGGAAGTCCTTGGGCGTACTGGAACTCACGGCGCTGCCCAGCATCGGTGAGGAGCGCTGGGTGCCCTGGGTCCGGGAGACAGACGTCCTGCTGGTGAATGGCGGCGACGCCCTGTACCTGTGCCACTGGATGCGGGCGTCCGGGCTGGCGGACCTGTTGCCCTCGCTGCGCGAGACGGTCTGGGTGGGGCTGAGTGCGGGGAGCATGGTGATGACCCCCCGCATCGGGGAGGACTTCGTAGAGTGGCGGTCGCCCACGGGGAGCGATGAAACGCTGGGCCTGGTTGATTTCTCGATCTTCCCGCATCTGGGTCACCCGGAGCTGCCGGAGAACACCCTGGCGAACGCGGAGAGGTGGGCCGCCCGCCTGCATGGCCCGGCCTATGCGGTGGACGATCAGACCGCCATCACCGTGCGGGGCGGCACCGTCGAAGTGGTCTCCGAGGGGCACTGGAGGCTCTTTACGCCCTAA
- a CDS encoding EAL domain-containing protein — protein MTATPTLGQPLPTTGHASGFTSCDCHAVVPLDLDRFTSLAIHAASRHLHRKLALLLTAQGLPLETHDDAFVIPAQAFECLDQVLAGFSQTERPDLLALPRSGDRVETWHIAPLEQWVARLSSRWFAGASGHLRFHLQPIVELASGRVYGYEALVRAQWHGQFFGAGPLLQAAAAHGQSRGFDAHARRTAIRQAYPQLQGDQVLFINFAPGVVYNPDICLQTTFETCREVGADFSRLLFEVTESEAFPDLRLLKRILERYRAEGAQVALDDLGAGHTSLTYLSELRPDVVKLDRGLVRDLHGDDPRVPLVSALIRYAHDLGVRVVAEGLETQEEVQIVYELGTDYAQGYFLGRPVEQASGLTPQALHYWATR, from the coding sequence ATGACGGCCACTCCCACCCTGGGTCAACCGCTGCCCACCACCGGCCACGCGAGCGGCTTCACCTCCTGCGACTGCCACGCGGTCGTCCCCCTCGATCTCGACCGCTTCACCAGCCTCGCCATCCACGCCGCCTCCCGCCACCTGCACCGCAAGCTCGCCCTGCTGCTCACCGCCCAGGGCCTGCCCCTGGAGACGCACGACGACGCCTTCGTGATCCCCGCCCAGGCCTTCGAATGCCTGGACCAGGTGCTGGCGGGCTTCTCTCAGACCGAGCGACCCGATCTCCTCGCCCTGCCCCGCAGCGGTGATCGGGTCGAGACCTGGCACATCGCCCCGCTGGAGCAGTGGGTGGCACGGCTGTCGAGCCGCTGGTTCGCCGGGGCCAGCGGGCACCTGCGCTTTCACCTGCAACCCATCGTGGAACTCGCCAGCGGGCGGGTGTACGGCTACGAGGCCCTGGTCCGTGCTCAGTGGCACGGCCAATTTTTCGGAGCAGGCCCCCTGCTGCAAGCTGCCGCCGCGCATGGTCAGTCCCGGGGCTTCGACGCCCACGCCCGGCGCACCGCCATCCGCCAGGCCTACCCGCAGCTCCAGGGGGATCAGGTGCTGTTCATCAACTTCGCCCCGGGGGTGGTGTACAACCCCGACATCTGCCTCCAGACCACCTTCGAGACCTGCCGCGAGGTGGGAGCGGACTTTTCCCGCCTGCTGTTCGAGGTCACCGAGAGCGAGGCCTTCCCCGACCTGCGGCTGCTGAAACGCATCCTGGAACGCTACCGCGCGGAGGGGGCCCAGGTGGCGCTCGACGACCTCGGCGCCGGGCACACCAGCCTGACCTACCTCTCCGAACTCAGGCCCGACGTGGTGAAACTCGACCGCGGTCTCGTCCGGGACCTGCACGGCGACGATCCCCGGGTGCCGCTGGTGAGCGCCCTGATCCGCTACGCGCACGACCTGGGCGTCCGGGTGGTGGCCGAGGGGCTGGAGACCCAGGAGGAGGTGCAGATCGTCTATGAGCTGGGCACCGACTACGCGCAGGGCTACTTTCTCGGTCGCCCCGTCGAGCAGGCGTCCGGCCTCACCCCACAGGCACTTCACTACTGGGCCACCCGATGA
- a CDS encoding vWA domain-containing protein, protein MGAWPWRTPPVSPPGGLSPNAHATWSWLDVSGSMAGKGDGKYDISRQVQRELGRFLRETTSTSTVRLVTFSQGVQASRDFAYPRQKAELQTYLDRLKPTGERTFLYRSMQDVFSKLSRNSALATTVYVLTDGQDNDPGPVKLQDALATFDKNRGRFDKLYYIGLGTDIPQAARTAFDATAYARTLEVPPRIIPQLGGFGLLPALLELSGGRLTRSGKLGEDVRLDMDNSQFPGLKLGQGRLVAGASQFSLTVDPARHPRGRGPAVRRGQQAPGAGPGQAWPGPAGGWRAGRRNQPFRRRWRHVQRGEHPGGQCGDSRRQPGHRPPAAGAAEPGGEPHPGPRGSDDP, encoded by the coding sequence CTGGGGGCCTGGCCCTGGCGGACGCCGCCTGTCAGCCCCCCGGGGGGCCTCTCCCCGAACGCTCACGCCACGTGGTCCTGGCTCGACGTCTCCGGCTCGATGGCGGGCAAGGGCGACGGCAAGTACGACATCTCCCGGCAGGTCCAGCGCGAACTCGGCCGTTTCCTCCGGGAGACCACCAGCACCAGCACCGTCCGGCTGGTCACCTTCTCGCAGGGCGTCCAGGCCAGCCGCGATTTCGCGTACCCGCGGCAGAAGGCCGAGTTACAGACCTACCTCGACCGCCTGAAGCCGACCGGCGAGCGGACGTTCCTCTACCGCTCGATGCAGGACGTGTTTTCGAAGCTCAGCCGGAACAGCGCCCTCGCCACGACCGTCTATGTCCTCACCGACGGGCAGGACAACGATCCAGGGCCCGTGAAGTTGCAAGACGCCCTGGCGACGTTCGACAAGAACCGGGGCCGCTTCGACAAGCTCTACTACATTGGGCTGGGCACGGACATCCCGCAAGCGGCGAGAACCGCTTTCGATGCCACCGCCTACGCGCGCACGCTGGAAGTTCCGCCCCGGATCATTCCGCAGCTCGGGGGCTTCGGGCTGCTCCCAGCCCTGCTGGAGTTGTCCGGGGGCAGGCTGACCCGCAGCGGCAAGCTGGGCGAGGACGTGCGGCTGGACATGGACAACTCGCAGTTTCCGGGCCTGAAGCTCGGTCAGGGCCGATTGGTCGCGGGGGCGTCCCAGTTCAGCCTGACGGTGGACCCGGCCCGGCACCCCCGAGGCCGCGGCCCTGCTGTGCGTCGAGGGCAACAGGCTCCCGGAGCGGGTCCTGGTCAGGCCTGGCCGGGACCTGCTGGCGGGTGGAGGGCCGGGCGCCGGAACCAGCCCTTCAGGCGGCGATGGCGGCACGTGCAGCGGGGCGAGCACCCCGGCGGGCAGTGCGGCGACTCCCGGCGGCAACCCGGCCACCGGCCCCCTGCGGCTGGTGCTGCTGAACCCGGAGGCGAACCGCACCCTGGCCCCCGGGGAAGCGACGACCCTTAG
- a CDS encoding sensor domain-containing diguanylate cyclase, with translation MTVVSPRAALPTDLLWQVLDAADVGLLVTDAARRIVYVNATFTRETGYSQEEVLGRPCSFLQGPETDPADIQAMREALDLGEPIRRVVLNYRKDGRTMWYRLRIRPLCENGAVRYFVGVQEDFSETHTAQVRLERLASLDPLTGLGNRRAFDTRLADLVGQGWALTLVLLDLNDFKQVNDLRGHPAGDALLASVGRCLKDVTPETGGAYRLGGDEFAVLLPGTGEARGGEDLLDALQTLEGGTLRAGLGTARFPEEAADLPALLRLADRRLYAHKAAGKIPPRPGSGR, from the coding sequence ATGACCGTGGTCTCGCCGCGGGCCGCGCTCCCCACCGACCTGCTCTGGCAGGTCCTCGATGCGGCCGACGTCGGGCTGCTCGTGACGGACGCCGCGCGGCGCATCGTCTACGTCAACGCGACCTTTACCCGTGAGACGGGGTACAGCCAGGAGGAGGTGCTGGGCCGCCCCTGCTCCTTCTTACAGGGACCCGAGACCGACCCGGCGGATATCCAGGCCATGCGCGAGGCCTTGGACCTGGGCGAGCCGATCCGGCGGGTGGTGCTGAACTACCGCAAGGACGGGCGCACCATGTGGTACCGGCTGCGGATCCGGCCGCTGTGCGAGAACGGCGCCGTGCGCTACTTCGTGGGCGTGCAGGAGGACTTCTCCGAAACCCACACCGCGCAGGTCCGGCTGGAGCGCCTCGCCTCCCTCGATCCGCTGACCGGGCTCGGGAACCGCCGCGCCTTCGACACCCGGCTCGCCGATCTCGTGGGGCAGGGGTGGGCTCTTACCCTGGTGCTGCTCGACCTGAACGACTTCAAACAGGTGAACGACCTGCGAGGTCACCCGGCGGGCGACGCCCTGCTCGCGTCGGTGGGACGGTGCCTGAAGGACGTGACCCCGGAGACGGGCGGCGCCTACCGCCTGGGGGGTGACGAGTTCGCCGTCTTGCTGCCCGGCACCGGTGAGGCACGGGGAGGGGAGGACCTGCTCGACGCACTTCAAACCCTGGAGGGCGGGACGTTGCGCGCCGGGCTGGGCACCGCCCGCTTCCCTGAGGAGGCCGCCGACCTCCCCGCGCTGCTGCGGTTGGCCGACCGGCGGCTCTACGCCCACAAGGCGGCGGGCAAGATCCCACCCAGACCCGGGTCAGGCAGGTGA
- a CDS encoding DNA glycosylase AlkZ-like family protein, with amino-acid sequence MIPPEYRRLVIQQNGDVLPTLLVDGYVVGVWRPRRERWWRFWLSVTPAFTTATPLVG; translated from the coding sequence GTGATCCCGCCGGAGTACCGCCGCCTGGTCATCCAGCAGAACGGCGACGTCCTCCCGACCCTGCTGGTGGACGGTTACGTCGTGGGCGTGTGGCGTCCAAGGCGGGAGCGCTGGTGGCGTTTCTGGCTGAGCGTGACCCCGGCGTTTACCACCGCTACACCATTGGTAGGGTGA
- a CDS encoding TetR/AcrR family transcriptional regulator: MAEATSAKRDTYHHGDLRQALIRAGLDLAREGGPDAVSVREATRRVGVAPNAAYRHFEDRDALLAAVCSAAQVEVARAIDAQLATVGPDQDPVTRARLRFRAVGLGYMWFAQRHPGLFRTAFWTSGDLAKARSPERRGEGGRTPFELLSGALDELVGTGVLAPEERPGAEFLAWSAVHGLATLLIDGPLRELGEAEARRLEDRLVRMVERGL; the protein is encoded by the coding sequence ATGGCTGAAGCCACATCCGCCAAACGCGACACCTACCACCACGGCGACCTGCGCCAGGCCTTGATCCGGGCCGGTCTGGACCTGGCCCGGGAAGGGGGTCCCGACGCGGTGAGCGTGCGTGAGGCAACCCGCCGCGTGGGCGTCGCCCCGAACGCGGCCTACCGTCACTTCGAGGACCGGGACGCCCTGCTCGCCGCCGTCTGCTCCGCCGCCCAGGTGGAGGTCGCCCGCGCCATCGACGCCCAGCTCGCCACGGTGGGTCCTGACCAGGACCCCGTGACCCGGGCGCGCCTGCGCTTCCGGGCCGTCGGGCTGGGGTACATGTGGTTCGCGCAGAGGCACCCGGGGCTCTTCCGCACCGCCTTCTGGACGTCGGGGGACCTCGCGAAGGCCAGGAGCCCGGAGAGGCGCGGCGAGGGGGGACGCACGCCCTTCGAACTGCTGTCCGGCGCGCTGGATGAACTCGTCGGGACGGGCGTTCTCGCGCCCGAGGAGCGTCCAGGCGCGGAGTTCCTCGCGTGGTCGGCCGTGCACGGCCTGGCGACCCTGTTGATCGACGGTCCACTTCGGGAGCTTGGGGAGGCGGAGGCGCGTCGACTCGAGGACCGTCTGGTGAGGATGGTCGAACGGGGGCTCTAG
- a CDS encoding DUF1905 domain-containing protein, protein MPSFETTLRRERKTATGIEVPPEVVSALGTGKKSAVKVTLNGSTYRSTVAVMGDRFTVPVSAEHR, encoded by the coding sequence ATGCCCAGCTTTGAAACGACCCTGAGACGGGAGCGCAAAACGGCCACCGGCATCGAGGTGCCCCCGGAGGTCGTGTCGGCCCTGGGGACTGGTAAGAAGTCGGCGGTGAAGGTGACCCTGAACGGCTCTACCTACCGCAGCACCGTGGCCGTCATGGGAGACCGGTTCACGGTGCCCGTCAGTGCCGAGCACCGCTAG
- a CDS encoding DNA glycosylase AlkZ-like family protein, translated as MTLSAKQLNRATLGRQLLLHREALEVAEGVCHVMARQAQEAASPYLALWHRLAPFDHADLDAAFTTRTVEKASLMRITLHAVHVDDYPALYRVMVSSLRAARLGGPRFTGSGLTTADLDALLPTLPTSRHSPAPEHRSRGCSRPGWGSSIPARGGH; from the coding sequence ATGACGCTCTCCGCGAAGCAGCTCAACCGCGCCACGCTCGGGCGACAGCTCCTCCTGCACCGCGAGGCGCTGGAGGTGGCCGAGGGCGTCTGTCACGTCATGGCCCGACAAGCGCAGGAGGCAGCCTCACCGTACCTGGCGTTGTGGCATCGCCTCGCCCCCTTCGATCACGCCGATTTGGACGCCGCCTTCACCACGCGGACAGTGGAGAAAGCGTCGCTGATGCGCATCACCCTGCACGCCGTGCATGTCGACGATTACCCGGCCTTGTACCGGGTGATGGTGTCGAGCTTGCGTGCCGCACGCTTGGGTGGTCCGCGCTTCACCGGGAGCGGCCTGACCACCGCCGACCTCGACGCCCTTCTGCCCACCTTGCCGACTTCACGGCACAGCCCCGCCCCCGAGCATAGGTCGAGGGGATGCTCGCGGCCCGGTTGGGGTTCCAGCATCCCGGCACGTGGTGGGCACTGA
- a CDS encoding alpha/beta fold hydrolase has protein sequence MTHQTTAGTYAELGGLNLYYERHGTPRPDGAPLVLLHGGFGATSMFSGLIPALSARREVIAVDLQAHGRTADIDRPMRFETLGDDVAGLLGHLKLPQADVLGYSLGAGAALRFAVQHSGSLRKLVVVSFPFRRSGWFPEVREGMAQIGPHTAEGLKQGPMHSLYTSLAPHPDDWPRLVTRVGEVVNSEHDWADELREFRNPTLIVAGDADSFAPAHAAEFFALLGGGLRDAGWDGSGRTAHRLAVLPGATHYDILQSPLLLPAVTAFLDAP, from the coding sequence ATGACCCATCAGACCACCGCGGGCACCTACGCCGAGTTGGGCGGATTGAACCTGTACTACGAGCGGCACGGCACACCCCGACCCGATGGGGCGCCGCTGGTCCTCCTCCACGGCGGCTTCGGGGCGACCTCCATGTTCAGCGGGCTGATTCCCGCGCTGTCCGCCAGGCGGGAGGTGATCGCCGTGGACTTGCAGGCGCACGGCCGCACGGCGGACATCGACCGGCCGATGCGCTTTGAGACCCTGGGCGATGACGTCGCCGGATTGCTGGGGCACCTGAAGCTCCCCCAGGCCGACGTGCTGGGCTACTCGTTGGGGGCGGGCGCGGCCCTGAGGTTCGCCGTCCAGCACTCAGGGTCGCTCCGCAAGCTGGTCGTCGTATCGTTCCCATTCCGCCGCAGCGGCTGGTTCCCGGAGGTGCGCGAGGGCATGGCCCAGATCGGTCCTCACACCGCCGAGGGCCTGAAGCAGGGGCCTATGCATTCGCTCTACACCAGCCTTGCACCCCACCCCGACGACTGGCCGAGGCTGGTGACCCGGGTCGGCGAGGTCGTGAACAGCGAGCACGACTGGGCAGACGAACTGCGCGAGTTCCGGAACCCGACCCTGATCGTCGCCGGGGACGCCGACAGCTTCGCGCCCGCGCACGCCGCCGAATTCTTCGCGCTGCTGGGGGGTGGCCTGCGGGACGCGGGCTGGGACGGCTCCGGCCGAACGGCGCACCGCCTCGCCGTCCTGCCCGGCGCGACCCACTACGACATCTTGCAGTCGCCCCTGTTGCTGCCCGCCGTCACCGCTTTCCTGGACGCCCCGTAA
- a CDS encoding N-acyl homoserine lactonase family protein has protein sequence MPQYQIPIVCYLVQTDDGKNILIDSGLPEIIPEEASEFENGRDVIDQLASIGLAPDDIDTVVSTHYDIDHAGRHAAFTRAQYVVQRAHHLEAASNPRFAATRSQWDQPMERLRLVDGDTELLPGLRLIETSGHVPGHQSVLVRLPTTGSVLLTVDAVPFGEGLTRDGQDDGSGPDAEAIRASTIKLLDLVEREQIGLVIFGHDQAQWEGLNKLPESYG, from the coding sequence ATGCCGCAGTACCAGATTCCAATCGTTTGCTATCTGGTGCAGACGGATGACGGCAAAAACATCCTGATCGACAGTGGCCTCCCTGAAATCATTCCTGAAGAAGCATCGGAATTCGAGAATGGACGGGACGTGATCGATCAACTGGCGAGCATCGGCTTGGCACCGGACGATATCGATACCGTCGTCTCGACGCATTACGATATCGACCATGCCGGAAGACACGCGGCATTCACGAGGGCGCAGTATGTCGTTCAGCGTGCACATCATCTGGAGGCGGCGAGCAACCCCCGCTTTGCGGCCACTCGGTCCCAATGGGATCAGCCGATGGAGCGCCTCCGGCTGGTGGACGGGGACACGGAACTGCTGCCGGGGCTGAGACTGATCGAGACGAGCGGGCATGTGCCGGGGCATCAATCGGTGCTGGTGCGGCTGCCCACCACGGGGTCGGTGTTGTTGACGGTTGATGCGGTCCCCTTCGGCGAGGGCTTGACCCGGGACGGGCAGGACGACGGGAGCGGCCCGGACGCCGAAGCGATCCGCGCCAGCACCATCAAGCTGCTTGATCTGGTGGAACGCGAGCAGATCGGGCTGGTCATCTTCGGGCATGACCAGGCCCAGTGGGAAGGGCTGAACAAGCTGCCGGAGTCTTACGGGTGA
- a CDS encoding DUF899 family protein: protein MIDTTQAHPPVVDLETWQRSRAELLTLEKVGTRLTDAIAAQRRRLPMTPVDDSLFVGKDGPVTLAELFGSRPQPTLHHFMFHPDWDAGCPSCTHFAENATPHLAHLKSMDASFVRISRAPIGKLLAYAENKGWSVPWYSSFGNTFNQDWGWTGPDGGEGPGLNVYLLLEGRPHLTYSTTGRGVEPMSSHFGYADLLPYGRQERWQAVPPGWPQVWPQPPDVEVNVNRPTSGVLHCPYKVELFVHVDSPSTQVSGHRACFRRLAFWSEAISSPLCIGFLAASKVQVQEGTYEPECREASLSDRGGVHAAVPDSNRLLSGADG from the coding sequence ATGATCGACACGACCCAAGCCCACCCACCCGTCGTCGACCTCGAAACCTGGCAGCGCTCCCGGGCCGAGCTGCTGACCCTGGAAAAAGTCGGCACCCGCCTCACCGACGCCATCGCCGCCCAGCGCCGCCGCCTGCCGATGACGCCCGTGGACGACTCCCTCTTCGTGGGCAAGGACGGTCCGGTCACGCTCGCCGAGCTCTTCGGGAGCCGTCCGCAACCGACCCTGCATCACTTCATGTTCCATCCGGACTGGGACGCGGGCTGCCCCTCCTGCACGCACTTCGCGGAGAATGCCACCCCTCACCTCGCGCACCTCAAATCGATGGACGCCAGCTTCGTCCGCATCTCCCGGGCGCCCATCGGGAAACTGCTGGCCTATGCCGAGAACAAGGGCTGGAGCGTGCCGTGGTATTCGTCGTTCGGGAACACCTTCAACCAGGACTGGGGGTGGACGGGCCCGGACGGGGGCGAAGGACCGGGCCTCAACGTGTACCTGCTGCTGGAGGGGCGGCCCCACCTGACGTACTCCACCACCGGCCGCGGCGTGGAGCCGATGTCGAGCCACTTCGGGTACGCCGACCTGCTGCCGTATGGCCGTCAGGAGCGCTGGCAGGCGGTCCCGCCCGGCTGGCCGCAGGTCTGGCCTCAGCCGCCTGATGTCGAGGTGAATGTCAACAGGCCCACGAGCGGTGTTCTGCACTGTCCCTACAAAGTCGAGCTGTTCGTGCACGTGGACAGCCCAAGCACTCAAGTGAGCGGACACCGCGCCTGTTTCCGGCGGCTTGCATTCTGGTCTGAAGCAATCTCGAGCCCTCTTTGCATAGGTTTCCTGGCAGCCTCTAAAGTTCAAGTTCAGGAAGGAACGTATGAACCAGAATGTCGTGAAGCGTCTTTATCTGATAGAGGTGGGGTCCATGCCGCAGTACCAGATTCCAATCGTTTGCTATCTGGTGCAGACGGATGA
- a CDS encoding dihydrofolate reductase family protein — MRKVIVTEFLTLDGVYEESIPWQKGYSPDDGPFKHDELFESGALLLGRVTYEGFARYWPTATGTGAFGERMNNLPKFVATTTLSSLEWNATALQGDVGAAVEALKRQEGGNLLVYGSGTLVQTLLRRGLVDELRLMVYPLVLGSGKRLFAGGDRLPLNLTSSRDLGSGVLLLTYEPATGTSPERTPGLG; from the coding sequence ATGCGGAAGGTGATCGTGACCGAGTTCCTGACCCTCGACGGCGTGTACGAGGAGTCCATCCCGTGGCAGAAGGGCTACAGCCCGGATGACGGCCCATTCAAGCACGACGAACTGTTTGAGAGTGGCGCCCTCCTGCTCGGCCGCGTGACCTACGAGGGCTTCGCCAGGTATTGGCCGACGGCGACCGGCACCGGGGCGTTCGGGGAACGGATGAACAACCTGCCGAAGTTCGTCGCTACCACCACCCTCTCTTCCCTCGAATGGAACGCCACCGCCCTGCAAGGGGACGTGGGCGCGGCGGTAGAGGCCCTGAAGCGGCAGGAGGGCGGGAACCTCCTCGTCTACGGCAGCGGGACCCTCGTCCAGACACTGCTGCGCCGCGGCCTGGTGGACGAACTGCGCCTGATGGTCTACCCGCTCGTCCTGGGAAGCGGCAAGCGCTTGTTCGCGGGCGGGGACCGGCTGCCGCTGAACCTCACCTCCTCGCGGGACCTCGGCTCGGGCGTGCTGCTGTTGACCTATGAGCCTGCGACGGGGACTTCACCTGAAAGGACACCGGGCCTGGGTTAA
- a CDS encoding VOC family protein, whose product MMDWTLEVVVVPVSDVERARAFYADGLGFVVDHDTRVSETRRIVQLTPPGSGCSIVVGTGLSPMPPGSLQGLQLVVRDLRAARAQLLERHVEVGEIQVVGPTGVRPAQPGEDLNNVGFLFFNDPDGNGWAVQQISARR is encoded by the coding sequence ATGATGGACTGGACGCTGGAGGTGGTGGTGGTGCCGGTGAGCGACGTGGAGCGCGCCCGCGCTTTCTACGCGGATGGCCTCGGCTTCGTGGTGGATCACGACACGAGGGTGAGCGAGACTCGCCGGATCGTGCAGCTCACCCCGCCGGGGTCCGGGTGTTCCATCGTCGTGGGCACGGGACTCTCACCCATGCCCCCGGGCTCGCTTCAGGGCCTGCAACTGGTGGTGCGTGACCTGCGCGCCGCGAGGGCCCAGCTCCTCGAACGCCACGTGGAGGTCGGCGAGATCCAGGTGGTCGGACCGACCGGGGTACGCCCGGCCCAGCCGGGGGAAGACCTCAACAACGTCGGCTTTCTCTTCTTCAACGATCCTGACGGCAACGGCTGGGCGGTCCAGCAGATCAGCGCCCGACGCTAG
- a CDS encoding YdeI/OmpD-associated family protein, which yields MSVTLEVDTEPREVEVPDALRGALNANPTALERFGQLSSRQHRQPVLTVEGTRNPETCQ from the coding sequence GTGAGCGTGACGCTGGAAGTGGACACCGAACCCCGCGAGGTCGAGGTGCCGGACGCCTTGCGGGGGGCGCTGAACGCCAACCCCACGGCCTTGGAGCGCTTCGGCCAGCTCTCCTCCCGTCAACACCGCCAGCCTGTCCTGACGGTGGAGGGCACCAGGAACCCCGAAACATGCCAGTAG
- a CDS encoding HD-GYP domain-containing protein, protein MSTPPPEPRASDLIPERNARTDAAQAVVTLTRVALAAPDLPSGVTPTLEHLVRGTAAVGSAYFQAGSGELLRYRVRAAWGELPRTPEMQAIAAHGLPAETPLLRALDLSAGPLFFDDTRRARETEGFPALGVASLAAAPVRRADGVLLGAFLMHTFEPHTWQPEEAALFSMVSGTIAALAGRLAAEEQVLDTREAALRALGLALEARDGETQGHTDRVTTLALRLADRLPLSPAQRQALRWGAYLHDIGKIAIPDTVLLKSGRLTPAEWEVMRSHVREGDRFAQALKFLPAPALAVINDHHERWDGSGYPGGKAGREISLEGRLFALCDVYDALTSARPYKAAWSHEAACAELRAQAGTHFDPELVEVFLRVVGDEGSRETPDSPDRSG, encoded by the coding sequence ATGTCCACCCCGCCGCCCGAGCCCCGCGCCTCAGACCTGATCCCCGAGCGGAACGCGCGCACCGACGCCGCGCAAGCCGTCGTGACCCTTACCCGGGTTGCGCTGGCGGCTCCGGACCTCCCCTCAGGCGTCACGCCGACCCTGGAACACCTGGTGCGGGGCACGGCCGCCGTCGGCTCGGCCTATTTCCAGGCCGGGAGCGGTGAACTGCTGCGCTACCGCGTCCGGGCGGCCTGGGGCGAGCTCCCCCGGACGCCGGAGATGCAGGCCATCGCCGCCCACGGCCTGCCGGCCGAGACCCCGCTGCTGCGAGCGCTCGACCTCAGCGCCGGACCGCTGTTCTTCGACGACACGCGGCGGGCCAGGGAAACCGAGGGCTTCCCGGCCCTGGGCGTGGCGAGCCTGGCCGCCGCCCCGGTGCGCCGGGCAGATGGCGTGTTGCTGGGGGCCTTTCTGATGCACACCTTCGAGCCGCACACCTGGCAGCCGGAGGAGGCGGCCCTCTTCAGCATGGTTTCCGGCACCATCGCGGCGCTGGCCGGGCGCCTGGCGGCCGAGGAACAGGTCCTCGACACGCGAGAGGCGGCGCTGCGGGCGCTGGGCCTGGCGCTGGAGGCGCGCGACGGGGAGACGCAGGGACACACCGACCGGGTGACCACTCTCGCCCTGCGGCTGGCCGACCGACTGCCGCTCTCCCCGGCCCAGCGGCAGGCGCTGCGCTGGGGCGCCTACCTGCATGACATCGGCAAAATTGCCATCCCCGACACCGTTCTGCTCAAGTCGGGGCGCCTGACGCCCGCGGAGTGGGAGGTCATGCGCTCGCACGTTCGGGAGGGAGACCGCTTCGCCCAGGCGCTGAAGTTCCTGCCCGCCCCGGCCCTGGCCGTGATCAACGATCACCACGAGCGCTGGGATGGCAGCGGGTATCCCGGCGGGAAGGCCGGGCGGGAGATTAGCCTGGAGGGGCGGCTGTTCGCCCTGTGCGACGTGTACGACGCCCTGACCAGCGCGCGCCCCTACAAGGCGGCCTGGAGTCATGAGGCCGCTTGCGCGGAGTTGCGGGCGCAGGCCGGGACCCACTTCGATCCCGAACTGGTCGAGGTGTTTCTCCGGGTGGTGGGCGACGAAGGGTCGAGGGAAACGCCTGACTCACCTGACCGGAGCGGGTGA